The following proteins are encoded in a genomic region of Nerophis lumbriciformis linkage group LG23, RoL_Nlum_v2.1, whole genome shotgun sequence:
- the alg11 gene encoding GDP-Man:Man(3)GlcNAc(2)-PP-Dol alpha-1,2-mannosyltransferase, whose translation MSAHDQLALYLSTTTHLLWKLLLPLLFVCLLLLVLLVLLVLAVRLWLQGKRSARLATTRRPVVAFFHPYCHAGGGGERVLWCAIRALQQRYSQVDFVVYTGDLGVSAHEILDGARIRFNITLRRPIRFVFLRHRVLVEPSTYPHFTLLGQSVGSIFLGWEALTEFVPDIYIDSMGYAFTLPIFRYLGGCSVGCYVHYPTISTDMLCVVRERNTRFNNPDYVSNNLFLSAVKVFYYCVFALLYGMAGSCSHLVMVNSSWTLDHILSLWYVPNRTSVVYPPCDVSAFLDIPLEEDGGKKTCRSIVSIGQFRPEKDHKLQIRAFKKVLARRRDNNETLKLILIGGCRNQEDQDRVLMLRGLCLEQGVADKVEFKLNVPFAELKRELEEATIGLHTMWNEHFGIGVVECMAAGKVILAHKSGGPKLDIVVPFEGGQTGFLADDEDSYAEAIENILNLRPASRLQIRQNARQSVTRFSDQEFEVSLLAAMEPLMGTVEQ comes from the exons CTTGCTGTGGAAGTtgttgttgcccctgttgtttgtATGCCTGCTGCTGCTGGTCCTGCTGGTCCTGCTGGTGCTGGCAGTGCGTCTGTGGCTGCAGGGCAAAAGGAGCGCTCGACTGGCGACAACCAGACGTCCGGTGGTGGCCTTCTTCCATCCGTACTGCCACGCTGGCGGCGGCGGAGAGAGGGTGCTATGGTGTGCAATCCGGGCTTTGCAACAAAG GTACTCGCAGGTAGACTTTGTGGTCTACACCGGCGACCTGGGTGTTTCAGCGCATGAGATCTTGGATGGAGCGCGAATTCGTTTCAACATCACGCTTCGCCGCCCCATTCGCTTTGTGTTCCTCAGGCACAGAGTTCTTGTGGAGCCCAGCACATATCCTCACTTCACTCTGCTCGGGCAAAGCGTGGGTTCCATCTTCTTGGGATGGGAGGCGCTCACTGAGTTTGTGCCTGATATTTACATTGATTCAATGGGCTACGCCTTCACTCTGCCTATCTTCCGCTACCTGGGAGGCTGCAGCGTCGGCTGTTATGTTCACTATCCCACCATCAGTACCGACATGCTGTGTGTAGTGAGAGAAAGGAATACCAG GTTCAACAACCCAGATTACGTCTCCAACAACCTGTTCCTCAGCGCCGTGAAGGTGTTCTATTACTGCGTGTTCGCCTTGCTGTACGGAATGGCCGGCTCTTGCAGTCACCTCGTCATGGTCAACTCCTCCTGGACACTTGACCACATTCTATCACTGTGGTACGTCCCCAACCGCACCAGCGTTGTCTACCCGCCCTGCGACGTCAGCGCATTCCTGGACATCCCGTTGGAGGAGGACGGGGGGAAGAAAACGTGCCGCTCCATCGTCTCCATCGGGCAGTTCCGGCCCGAGAAGGACCACAAACTGCAGATCAGGGCTTTCAAGAAAGTGTTGGCTCGGCGGAGAGATAACAACGAGACACTAAAACTGATCCTAATTGGAGGATGCAGGAATCAGGAGGACCAAGATCGGGTGCTGATGTTGCGGGGGCTGTGCCTGGAGCAGGGCGTGGCTGACAAGGTGGAGTTTAAACTGAACGTACCCTTTGCAGAGCTGAAGAGAGAGTTGGAGGAGGCCACTATCGGGCTACACACCATGTGGAACGAGCACTTTGGGATAG GTGTCGTGGAGTGCATGGCAGCAGGAAAAGTCATCCTCGCCCACAAGTCCGGAGGTCCCAAGCTAGACATCGTAGTGCCTTTCGAGGGCGGCCAGACAGGCTTCCTTGCAGACGACGAGGACAGCTACGCCGAGGCCATCGAGAATATCCTCAATTTGCGGCCTGCCAGCCGCCTGCAGATAAGACAGAACGCACGGCAGTCGGTGACTCGCTTCTCAGATCAGGAATTTGAAGTCTCTCTCCTGGCTGCCATGGAGCCTCTGATGGGGACAGTTGAACAATGA